In Kryptolebias marmoratus isolate JLee-2015 linkage group LG11, ASM164957v2, whole genome shotgun sequence, the following proteins share a genomic window:
- the LOC108250120 gene encoding protein ANTAGONIST OF LIKE HETEROCHROMATIN PROTEIN 1 codes for MEADVDPALAVLCSVLSPNVPPPLGRQMLDLQAVLLNRNRARELLERDRRRRQYLRRRRAFLLSSITAILSLVTTTQRPVWVRNRSQNFWGMTEQFDDDEWKAQFRVSRATFDYVLKLIGLRIKRRRRNYLVPIEPRCRLAMTLWWFARSEEYRSIANLFGVGIATVCTIVRQVISAIVDRLYRRFVSLPSGQRLDDTIRAFRDRCYPQCAGAIGGTHIPISAPRDNPEHYMNRRGWYSVILQAVVDHNHCFTDVYAGWPGSSSSAAVLSSSDLFLKAEDRPDSYLFPKEKSLLSNGVEIPIHLICDASLPLRPWLMKGYGEVHQLSPEQRRFTFTLASAHSVVDTAFVRLKGRWRCLLKKSDMNVSMMPRVVAACCVLHNICERRGDAFLPEWSVEMAPHGMYLIQPAVEPYEGHVYEMAEVIRDTIAYNLLTILQN; via the exons ATGGAGGCTGATGTGGACCCGGCTCTGGCCGTCCTTTGCTCGGTTCTGAGTCCGAACGTCCCCCCGCCTCTGGGCCGGCAGATGTTGGACCTGCAGGCGGTTCTGCTGAACCGGAACCGGGCCCGGGAGCTGCTGGAGCGGGaccggcggcggcggcagtACCTTCGCCGGAGGAGAGCCTTCCTGCTGTCCTCCATCACCGCCATCCTGAGCCTCGTCACCACCACCCAGAGACCCGTGTGGGTCCGGAACCGGTCGCAGAACTTCTGGGGGATGACCGAGCAGTTCGACGACGACGAGTGGAAGGCGCAGTTCCGCGTGTCTCGAGCCACGTTCGACTACGTGTTGAAGCTGATCGGGCTGCGGATCAAGCGTCGCCGGAGGAACTACCTGGTCCCGATCGAGCCGCGGTGCCGGCTGGCCATGACCCTGTGGTGGTTCGCCCGGTCCGAGGAGTACCGCAGCATCGCCAACCTGTTCGGGGTGGGGATCGCCACCGTGTGCACCATCGTGCGCCAGGTGATCTCGGCCATCGTGGACCGTCTGTACCGCCGCTTCGTGTCGCTGCCGAGCGGGCAGCGGCTGGACGACACCATCCGGGCCTTCCGGGACCGCTGCTACCCGCAGTGTGCCGGGGCCATCGGGGGGACCCACATCCCCATTTCGGCCCCGAGGGACAACCCGGAGCACTACATGAACAGGAGGGGCTGGTACTCCGTGATCCTGCAGGCGGTGGTGGACCACAACCACTG tttcacagatgtGTATGCCGGCTGGCCTGGAAGCTCCAGCAGCGCCGCGGTTCTGTCCAGCTCGGACCTGTTCCTGAAGGCCGAGGACCGCCCAGATAGTTACCTGTTTCCCAAAGAG AAGTCGCTGCTGTCCAACGGCGTGGAGATCCCCATCCATCTGATCTGCGACGCCTCGCTCCCTCTGAGGCCGTGGCTGATGAAGGGCTACGGCGAGGTGCACCAGCTGTCCCCGGAGCAGCGCCGCTTCACCTTCACCCTGGCCTCGGCGCACTCCGTGGTCGACACAGCCTTCGTGCGGCTGAAGGGCCGATGGAGATGTCTGCTGAAGAAGAGCGACATGAACGTGTCCATGATGCCGCGGGTGGTGGCCGCCTGCTGTGTCCTGCACAACATCTGCGAGCGGCGAGGAGACGCCTTCCTGCCCGAGTGGAGCGTGGAGATGGCGCCGCACGGAATGTACCTGATCCAGCCGGCGGTGGAGCCGTATGAAGGACACGTGTACGAGATGGCGGAGGTGATCAGAGACACCATCGCCTACAACCTGCTGACCATCCTGCAGAACTGA